The Planktothrix sp. FACHB-1365 genome has a segment encoding these proteins:
- a CDS encoding P-loop NTPase fold protein, producing the protein MANPEDRKYYIDFSSVRGSDIIRELSRTITLLSHDEPTCQLFSGHIGCGKSTELFRLKDLLERQDYHVVYFESSQNLDMADVDISDILLMIARQVSESLEAAQIRLKPGYFANLFTEISELMQTPIQLSGEAELSVGIAKITAKTKDSPKLRSQLRQYLEPRTSSILDAINDELLGRANSALQGKGKKGIVVIVDNLDRIDSSPKPWGRTQPEYLFVDRGEQLKRLNCHLVFTIPLTLMFSNDYDRLSSRFGVKPKVLPMVPVRLRDGMQNPNGMIKLQQMVLARAFPDLPPENRLSQISVLFDSPETLDRLCWISGGHIRRLLMLMYSCLQQEDPPFTRSCLEQVIQEYRDDLLGAINHEEWELLLRVVKTQKVTGEDECQTLLRSMFVFEYRDQDGRWFGINPALTESSQYKSLVNSLSKTA; encoded by the coding sequence ATGGCAAACCCGGAAGATCGAAAATATTACATCGATTTTTCATCTGTCCGAGGTAGTGATATCATCCGAGAATTGAGCCGAACTATTACTTTACTCTCCCATGATGAACCCACCTGTCAATTGTTTAGTGGTCATATAGGATGTGGGAAATCAACAGAATTATTTCGTCTTAAAGATTTGTTAGAGCGTCAGGACTATCATGTCGTTTATTTTGAATCTTCTCAAAATCTCGATATGGCAGATGTGGATATTAGCGATATTTTATTAATGATTGCTCGTCAGGTAAGTGAAAGTTTAGAAGCGGCTCAAATTCGTCTGAAACCGGGATATTTTGCTAACTTATTTACAGAAATTTCGGAGTTGATGCAAACGCCAATTCAACTATCTGGGGAGGCTGAATTATCCGTTGGAATTGCTAAAATTACGGCTAAAACTAAAGATTCTCCAAAATTACGGTCTCAGTTACGGCAATATTTAGAACCGCGCACCAGTAGTATTTTAGACGCGATTAATGATGAACTTTTAGGACGAGCTAATAGTGCGTTACAAGGGAAAGGAAAAAAAGGAATTGTCGTTATTGTAGATAATTTAGATCGGATTGATAGTTCTCCTAAACCTTGGGGAAGAACTCAACCGGAATATTTATTTGTAGATCGAGGTGAACAACTCAAACGTCTCAATTGTCATCTGGTTTTTACCATTCCCCTAACCTTAATGTTTTCTAATGATTATGATCGGCTTTCCAGTCGGTTTGGAGTCAAACCTAAAGTGTTACCGATGGTTCCAGTCCGTCTTCGGGATGGGATGCAAAATCCTAATGGCATGATAAAATTACAACAAATGGTTCTAGCACGAGCCTTTCCTGATCTGCCACCGGAAAATCGTTTATCTCAGATTTCTGTTTTATTTGATAGTCCTGAAACCCTAGATCGATTATGTTGGATTAGTGGGGGTCATATTCGACGTTTATTGATGTTGATGTACAGTTGTTTACAACAAGAAGATCCCCCTTTTACCCGTTCTTGTTTAGAGCAAGTTATTCAAGAATATCGAGATGATCTTTTAGGCGCAATTAACCATGAAGAATGGGAATTATTGTTAAGAGTGGTGAAAACTCAAAAAGTAACGGGAGAAGATGAATGTCAAACTTTACTGCGGAGTATGTTTGTTTTTGAGTATCGGGATCAAGACGGTCGCTGGTTTGGGATTAATCCTGCTTTAACTGAAAGTAGTCAATACAAATCCTTAGTAAATTCCCTCAGTAAAACGGCTTAA
- a CDS encoding response regulator, with product MNNTSQVNILIVDDRPANLMAIAETLAPLGHNIVKASSGEEALKHLLQQEFAVILLDVQMPTMDGFDLATIIHSRPATCHTPILFITAINRDERYVLKGYSVGAVDYLLKPIIPEILLAKVSVFIDLFNKTTELKYRAEQLRIANQALQEKEQEIRRINHHHQLILDSVGEGIYGVDPQGQTTFLNPAATQMLGYTLEEVIGKQECLILHPDFKTNDESDSLCPICASLKDGSVHYSSESEFQRKDGSCFPVEYMSTPVLEKGKIVGAVITFKDITERLSIEEMKENFISFASHELRNPLIMIHGPLDLILRGTFDQQPEKVKQMLELALKGTERMMQLVNDILNIQRLNSGRFILNKNLCIASDLMQEAIHDVQSFADQSEVSLNVDPVSIQFWADPYAINLTLTNLVNNAIKFSPPHTTVYLSAEVIETPERFPLSFQSKISFPCLLFTIKDQGRGIPTDKLEIIFERFQQIDMSGSRQKQGSGLGLAICKSVVEQHGGLIWAESVLNQGSIFYFTLPLIDRDSENAIRD from the coding sequence ATGAACAACACTTCTCAAGTCAATATTCTGATCGTAGATGATCGTCCCGCTAATCTGATGGCAATTGCAGAGACATTAGCACCCTTGGGACACAATATCGTCAAGGCAAGTTCTGGGGAGGAAGCTTTAAAGCATTTGCTACAACAGGAGTTTGCTGTAATTTTATTAGATGTGCAGATGCCAACCATGGACGGATTTGATCTCGCTACAATTATTCATTCTCGTCCGGCAACCTGTCACACTCCTATTCTGTTTATCACGGCGATTAACCGCGACGAAAGATATGTTTTAAAAGGTTATTCTGTGGGAGCCGTGGATTATTTATTAAAGCCGATTATTCCTGAAATTCTCCTCGCCAAAGTCTCGGTTTTTATTGATTTATTCAATAAAACAACTGAACTTAAATATCGAGCCGAACAACTCCGAATCGCCAACCAAGCTTTGCAAGAAAAAGAACAGGAAATCCGTCGAATTAATCATCATCATCAATTAATTCTTGATTCCGTGGGTGAGGGAATTTACGGTGTAGATCCTCAAGGTCAAACCACCTTTCTGAATCCCGCCGCTACCCAAATGTTGGGCTATACCCTGGAAGAAGTGATTGGAAAACAAGAATGCTTGATCCTCCATCCTGACTTCAAAACAAATGACGAGAGTGATTCGCTCTGTCCCATTTGTGCTTCCTTAAAAGATGGCTCTGTTCATTACAGTTCTGAGTCAGAATTCCAACGAAAAGACGGTTCTTGCTTTCCCGTAGAATATATGAGTACCCCTGTATTAGAAAAGGGAAAAATTGTTGGAGCGGTGATCACGTTTAAAGATATTACTGAACGGCTTAGTATTGAAGAAATGAAAGAAAATTTTATTTCTTTTGCGAGTCATGAATTACGAAATCCCCTGATTATGATTCACGGCCCCCTCGATTTGATTCTGCGAGGAACGTTTGATCAACAGCCCGAAAAAGTTAAACAAATGCTGGAATTAGCCTTGAAAGGAACCGAGCGAATGATGCAATTGGTTAACGATATTCTCAATATCCAACGTCTGAATTCGGGTCGGTTTATCCTGAATAAAAACCTTTGTATTGCTTCTGATTTAATGCAAGAGGCTATTCATGATGTCCAGAGTTTTGCCGATCAGTCTGAAGTCTCATTGAACGTTGATCCGGTTTCAATTCAATTTTGGGCCGATCCCTATGCAATCAATTTAACCCTGACAAATTTAGTCAACAATGCAATCAAATTTTCACCTCCTCATACAACCGTTTATTTATCCGCAGAAGTGATTGAAACCCCTGAAAGATTTCCTTTATCCTTTCAGTCTAAAATATCTTTCCCCTGTCTTCTATTTACCATCAAAGATCAAGGACGGGGGATTCCGACGGACAAATTAGAAATTATTTTTGAACGATTTCAACAAATTGATATGTCTGGCTCCCGTCAGAAACAAGGGAGCGGACTGGGTTTAGCAATCTGTAAAAGCGTTGTGGAACAACACGGGGGATTAATTTGGGCTGAAAGTGTTTTAAACCAGGGAAGCATTTTTTATTTTACATTGCCCTTAATTGATAGGGACTCAGAGAATGCTATTAGAGATTAA
- a CDS encoding pentapeptide repeat-containing protein, with the protein MTMEPNSSSSHSQGVQENPESLNGGVLQPHDPPPTEEIQLNSGESWEIETRNSVLEDHPSHFSGSVLVLSAMALMILGLGIDNITLGYVSAIATLAISLRLLWSGWGKVWTTLIPASWRSLIIACFGILGSLIGLVIFSNANTENEVSNITINWDAIGALGDLGGALGQILIAILAVYVAWRQYIISRDLTIQQNRITQQQTIDAYFQGVSDLALGEQGLLEDWPQERVIAEGRTSAIIKSVDAEGKAKILRFLSQAKLITPLQRDRHLGRPMLDGNGNYAEDRDYGVRVIDLGAMLAGADLSQTDLRRTDLSDANLVKANLTGCDLVRTNLARSILYEANLSYTNLRAVRFFYGSPETASPRSKTLIPNFTTGEHTGAVVENADFTGVENLSEESRYYCCAWCGSKSRKTIPGGCEGIPNKLDR; encoded by the coding sequence ATGACAATGGAGCCAAATTCATCCTCTTCTCATTCCCAAGGGGTTCAGGAGAACCCTGAAAGCCTTAATGGTGGGGTGCTTCAACCACACGATCCCCCCCCAACGGAGGAAATACAACTGAATTCTGGGGAATCTTGGGAGATCGAAACCCGAAACTCAGTTTTAGAGGATCATCCAAGTCATTTCTCAGGTTCAGTCCTGGTGTTATCAGCAATGGCGTTGATGATTTTAGGGCTAGGAATTGATAATATTACTTTGGGATATGTCAGCGCCATAGCAACATTGGCGATTTCCCTACGCTTACTCTGGTCAGGTTGGGGTAAAGTTTGGACAACTTTAATTCCAGCAAGCTGGCGGAGTTTAATTATTGCTTGTTTTGGAATTTTAGGCTCTTTAATTGGGTTAGTTATTTTTAGTAATGCTAACACTGAAAATGAAGTTAGTAATATTACAATTAATTGGGATGCGATTGGTGCTTTAGGAGATTTAGGAGGAGCATTAGGACAAATTTTAATTGCGATTCTGGCTGTTTATGTAGCTTGGCGACAGTATATTATTTCCAGAGATTTAACGATTCAACAAAACCGAATTACACAACAACAAACGATTGATGCTTATTTTCAAGGGGTGTCAGATTTAGCATTAGGAGAACAAGGATTATTAGAAGATTGGCCCCAAGAACGAGTAATTGCAGAAGGACGAACCTCTGCTATTATTAAAAGTGTAGATGCAGAAGGAAAAGCTAAAATTCTGCGGTTTTTATCCCAAGCCAAATTAATTACTCCGTTACAACGCGATCGCCATCTCGGACGTCCGATGTTAGATGGAAATGGCAATTATGCAGAAGATCGAGATTATGGGGTGCGAGTGATTGATTTAGGGGCGATGTTAGCGGGTGCAGATTTATCCCAAACCGACCTCCGACGCACGGATCTCAGTGATGCGAATTTAGTCAAAGCTAATTTAACGGGATGTGATTTAGTTCGCACTAATTTAGCGAGATCTATTCTCTATGAAGCCAATTTATCTTATACAAATTTGCGTGCTGTCAGATTTTTTTATGGTTCTCCAGAAACAGCTTCTCCTCGCAGTAAGACATTAATTCCTAATTTTACTACGGGAGAACATACAGGGGCTGTGGTTGAAAATGCCGATTTTACTGGAGTCGAGAATTTATCAGAAGAAAGTCGCTATTATTGTTGTGCCTGGTGTGGTTCTAAATCTCGAAAAACCATCCCCGGAGGTTGCGAAGGAATTCCCAATAAATTAGACCGATAA
- a CDS encoding patatin-like phospholipase family protein: MVLTNSSANPRPISLNLSGGIALGAYMAGVCFELVRQARKENSPLLIDLITGASAGAMTGAITAYYLLNREIPDSDYESQNLLEKAWVERADMKDIDTVFAIEDYRQALKDLLNSQNNSLLSQKGIKNIASLISENTEQLKVHQPLALVMTVTNLQGLLVTYENQCRNYSGIPAINHAENRRFLFHSELNRSGERLQRIWEKVIDTSLISGAFPLAFPPVQDASSIKSYNLKNLSPAYFKICSDSGDKKLDSALPMFYPEGNGEQLNFWYSDGGILDNLPILKAIDLEARIQLSSLPNSEYLIQDEGREFIKFSHEFNRRVKTEREQRLYVYVSPYSLESLDSKPSLKKNNFNLFDLLFGGLKIPSIQQDAMQLKQIVQINEQVDYKDKILSHLETLSETSSGETISQIKADLEKAIPYHHIQLSPITPLILNQISGIENLETRNELEHLYQKFRYLFKTPMVEKPTDVDELLASDFLNAFGGFFDKKYRQQDFILGRLCGLTWLHLNFSEIDTNSSISTLNKIFDSGQIQFDNPKVKDLKMSYRIRLTRILVRALRMMVAQTQMKQAQKILLWLIQVILLPLFLFIELLLTFALMSSEIVEVFLEKINKK; the protein is encoded by the coding sequence ATGGTATTAACGAATTCTTCTGCTAACCCTCGTCCCATTTCCCTAAATTTATCGGGAGGAATTGCACTCGGAGCTTATATGGCTGGGGTGTGTTTTGAATTAGTAAGACAAGCAAGAAAAGAAAATTCTCCATTGTTAATTGATTTGATTACAGGTGCGTCTGCAGGAGCGATGACGGGAGCAATTACGGCTTATTATTTATTAAATCGAGAGATTCCTGATAGTGACTATGAATCCCAAAACCTTTTAGAAAAAGCTTGGGTAGAACGGGCTGATATGAAAGATATTGATACGGTTTTTGCGATTGAAGATTATCGTCAAGCACTCAAGGATTTATTAAACAGTCAAAATAACAGTTTATTATCTCAAAAAGGGATTAAAAATATTGCTAGTTTAATTAGTGAAAATACGGAACAACTCAAAGTTCATCAACCCTTAGCCTTAGTCATGACCGTTACGAATTTACAAGGGTTATTAGTCACTTATGAAAACCAATGTCGAAATTATTCGGGTATTCCTGCGATTAACCATGCAGAAAATCGTCGTTTTTTGTTTCATTCTGAATTAAATCGTAGCGGGGAACGCCTACAAAGAATCTGGGAAAAAGTGATTGATACCAGCTTGATTTCCGGGGCGTTTCCCTTAGCTTTTCCTCCGGTTCAAGATGCGTCTAGTATTAAAAGTTATAACTTAAAAAATCTCAGTCCAGCTTACTTTAAAATTTGCTCTGATTCCGGTGATAAAAAACTAGATTCAGCTTTACCAATGTTTTATCCAGAGGGGAATGGAGAACAACTTAATTTTTGGTATAGTGATGGTGGAATTTTAGATAATTTACCGATTTTAAAAGCCATTGATTTAGAAGCTCGTATTCAATTAAGTTCTTTACCTAATTCTGAATATTTAATTCAAGATGAAGGTCGAGAATTTATCAAATTTAGCCATGAATTTAACCGCAGAGTCAAAACCGAACGAGAGCAGCGACTTTATGTTTATGTTTCTCCCTATTCTTTAGAAAGTTTAGATAGTAAACCTAGCTTGAAAAAGAACAATTTTAATCTATTTGATTTGTTGTTTGGTGGATTAAAAATTCCGTCTATTCAACAGGATGCGATGCAGTTAAAACAGATTGTTCAAATTAATGAACAAGTAGATTATAAAGACAAAATATTATCCCATTTAGAAACTTTGTCAGAAACTTCATCTGGGGAGACAATTTCTCAGATTAAAGCTGACTTAGAAAAAGCGATTCCCTATCATCATATCCAGTTATCTCCGATTACACCTTTAATTCTGAATCAAATTTCCGGGATTGAAAATTTAGAAACCCGAAATGAATTAGAACATCTTTATCAAAAATTCCGCTACTTGTTTAAAACGCCTATGGTCGAAAAACCAACGGACGTTGATGAACTATTAGCATCAGATTTTCTTAATGCTTTCGGGGGATTTTTTGATAAAAAATATCGACAACAAGATTTTATTTTAGGAAGGCTTTGTGGTTTGACTTGGCTACATTTAAACTTTTCAGAAATTGATACTAACAGTTCAATTTCAACCTTAAACAAAATTTTTGATTCGGGTCAGATTCAGTTTGATAACCCTAAAGTTAAAGACTTAAAAATGAGTTATAGAATCCGCTTAACCCGAATTTTAGTTCGGGCGCTGCGAATGATGGTTGCTCAAACTCAAATGAAACAAGCTCAGAAAATTTTACTTTGGCTAATTCAAGTTATTTTACTTCCTTTATTCCTATTCATTGAACTGTTATTAACCTTTGCTTTAATGTCTAGTGAAATTGTTGAAGTGTTTTTAGAAAAAATCAATAAAAAGTAA
- a CDS encoding adenylate/guanylate cyclase domain-containing protein has protein sequence MSEQLKLFFKLLNARLSRTITLWVFLSLVFVEVLILIPSVYQRQQELLKRLPTMSAGKIAWMIETYPYQSDAELLQQLSHLHYLNPEILGGAVYRNTGELIGEFGEPPLLTFAQAMKGESLYLRQKHGDRYDVACNTLLIKNKYLVIIRHDASSIPADIYAYILRIAGLVLIISIFVTSTTLFVVGKTVIIPILKLRLDLMEAGKAIINNQPAPKFYSQSIQIKDELGDVIDAFKTMFDQIYQATLERNRAEVALRLEKDKSEQLLLNILPFAIAEKLKKDQGCIADRFEETTILFADLTDFTGMASRHSPTQIVTFLNEIFSEFDRLADKYQLEKIKTIGDAYMVVGGIPTPRFDHAEAIAEMALEMQSVIQQFRQQDNQLLNLRIGINTGPVVAGVIGLKKFSYDLWGDAVNIASRMESHGLSGQIQVSQTTYQKLQDNYLFEERGIILIKGKGEMRTYWLMGKK, from the coding sequence ATGTCTGAGCAACTTAAATTATTTTTTAAACTTCTAAATGCTCGACTTTCTCGAACCATCACACTTTGGGTATTTTTGAGTTTGGTGTTTGTCGAGGTTTTAATTCTAATTCCTTCAGTGTATCAACGTCAGCAGGAATTGTTGAAACGCTTACCTACAATGTCGGCGGGTAAAATTGCCTGGATGATTGAAACCTATCCTTATCAATCTGATGCTGAACTTCTACAACAGTTAAGTCATTTACATTATTTGAATCCTGAAATTTTAGGCGGTGCTGTTTATCGAAATACCGGAGAATTAATCGGTGAATTTGGTGAACCTCCCCTTCTAACCTTTGCCCAGGCGATGAAAGGTGAATCATTATATTTGCGTCAAAAACATGGCGATCGCTATGATGTTGCTTGTAATACACTTCTGATCAAAAATAAATATCTTGTAATTATTCGTCATGATGCTTCCAGCATCCCTGCTGATATTTACGCTTATATTTTAAGAATTGCTGGGTTAGTTTTAATTATTTCTATTTTTGTCACCTCAACGACTTTATTTGTTGTAGGAAAAACTGTTATTATCCCGATTTTGAAACTACGATTAGATTTAATGGAAGCGGGAAAAGCTATCATTAATAATCAGCCTGCACCGAAATTTTATTCCCAATCTATTCAAATAAAGGATGAACTTGGTGATGTGATTGACGCTTTTAAAACTATGTTTGATCAAATTTATCAAGCCACCTTAGAACGGAATCGAGCAGAAGTAGCTTTGCGGTTAGAAAAAGATAAATCCGAGCAATTATTACTGAATATTTTACCCTTTGCCATTGCTGAAAAGCTCAAAAAAGATCAAGGTTGTATCGCTGATCGATTTGAAGAAACGACGATTTTATTTGCCGATCTAACGGATTTTACAGGAATGGCTTCTCGTCATTCTCCTACACAAATTGTAACGTTTTTGAACGAAATTTTTTCTGAATTTGATCGTTTGGCAGATAAATATCAGTTAGAAAAAATTAAAACCATTGGAGACGCTTATATGGTCGTAGGTGGTATCCCCACACCTCGATTTGATCATGCAGAAGCGATCGCAGAAATGGCATTAGAAATGCAATCTGTTATTCAACAATTTCGCCAACAAGATAATCAATTATTAAACCTTAGAATTGGGATTAATACAGGGCCCGTTGTTGCTGGAGTGATTGGATTAAAAAAATTCAGTTATGATTTATGGGGAGATGCCGTTAATATTGCCTCCCGCATGGAATCTCATGGTTTATCAGGACAAATTCAAGTTAGTCAAACCACCTATCAAAAACTTCAAGACAACTATTTATTTGAAGAACGGGGGATAATTTTAATTAAAGGGAAAGGCGAAATGCGAACCTATTGGTTAATGGGGAAAAAATAA
- a CDS encoding cell wall metabolism sensor histidine kinase WalK yields the protein MAKIGLRGRLFLSHLLVMLIGVTSLVIIGKIYSPRFFVSNLEQLEGPGFRLQYIRTRLIKGFEIAWNRSTFWSVLAGTTAAVGLSYWLTQRITKPLTQMEEITQKFASGEWSERMSFSDIPELNQLALSFNQMATSLQNVEKERRELISDLTHELRTPLTVVRGYLEEIADGHIEPSPLIYQQLAKETKRLERLVNDLQELSKVESGYLPIHQKPVNLYPLLTSLVQRFSDQLLEEGPTLQLDSKPDSPLVLADVDRTEQILVNLLGNAIRYTETGTILVKTGNDLNFFWVAVMDTGIGISPEDLPHVFERFWRADRSRSRHSGGTGIGLAITRRLVELQGGKIFVSSRLGEGSTFQFCLPLAK from the coding sequence ATGGCTAAAATCGGTTTGCGAGGACGTTTATTTTTATCCCATCTATTAGTGATGTTAATTGGAGTCACATCCTTAGTGATTATTGGAAAAATATATTCTCCTCGGTTTTTTGTCAGTAATTTAGAACAACTTGAAGGCCCAGGATTTCGGTTACAATATATCCGCACTCGTCTAATAAAAGGCTTTGAAATCGCTTGGAACCGCAGCACCTTTTGGTCAGTTTTAGCGGGAACAACTGCCGCCGTAGGGCTGAGTTATTGGTTAACCCAACGCATTACTAAACCTCTCACCCAAATGGAAGAAATTACTCAGAAATTTGCCTCTGGAGAATGGTCAGAACGAATGTCTTTCAGCGATATTCCTGAGTTAAATCAATTGGCTCTGAGTTTTAATCAAATGGCTACCAGTTTACAAAATGTTGAGAAAGAACGAAGAGAATTGATTAGTGATTTAACCCATGAATTAAGAACTCCGTTAACCGTTGTTAGGGGATATTTGGAAGAAATAGCTGATGGTCATATTGAACCTTCTCCCTTAATTTATCAACAATTAGCGAAAGAAACCAAACGCTTAGAACGATTGGTTAATGATTTACAAGAGCTTTCAAAAGTTGAATCCGGCTATTTACCCATTCATCAAAAACCCGTTAATTTATATCCTTTATTAACATCTTTAGTCCAACGTTTTTCAGATCAACTCTTAGAAGAAGGGCCGACTCTTCAGTTAGATTCTAAACCTGATTCGCCGCTAGTATTAGCAGATGTAGACCGAACTGAACAAATTTTAGTTAATTTATTAGGCAATGCAATTCGTTATACGGAAACGGGAACTATTCTGGTTAAAACAGGTAATGATTTAAACTTTTTCTGGGTTGCTGTTATGGACACCGGAATTGGTATTTCTCCAGAAGATTTACCCCATGTTTTTGAACGGTTTTGGCGGGCTGATCGTTCTCGTTCTCGGCATTCAGGAGGAACGGGAATTGGGTTAGCAATTACTCGCCGTTTGGTGGAATTACAAGGGGGAAAAATTTTCGTTTCCAGTCGTTTAGGGGAAGGCAGTACCTTTCAATTTTGCCTTCCCTTAGCTAAATAA